In Opitutales bacterium, the following proteins share a genomic window:
- a CDS encoding formylglycine-generating enzyme family protein, whose amino-acid sequence MRANWSLPEGLHLRLPTEAEWEYACRAGTDTDYYTGDGAAALFDAGWYGENSGRSTHPVRSATKRPNAFGLWDMHGNVWEWCQDAWYRGAYTQHGALGLDPIVERGQDALRVCRGGSWFSTAGVCRSAIRHWNHPGSRSGGRGFRLRLSSGPVKNRLEQESSEGAERSGVPEGATGGGAGGRVQVDPYADLQVPPRSGSKNFSHRGKSGGRAL is encoded by the coding sequence CTGCGTGCAAACTGGAGTCTGCCGGAGGGCCTACACCTTCGCTTGCCTACGGAGGCGGAGTGGGAGTATGCCTGCCGCGCGGGGACAGACACCGACTATTATACCGGCGACGGTGCCGCGGCTCTGTTCGACGCTGGATGGTATGGTGAAAATTCCGGCAGGAGTACACATCCAGTGCGGTCCGCAACAAAGCGTCCCAATGCCTTCGGCTTGTGGGACATGCACGGGAATGTTTGGGAATGGTGTCAGGATGCCTGGTACAGAGGGGCCTACACTCAGCATGGTGCTCTGGGTTTGGATCCGATCGTTGAGCGAGGCCAGGACGCGCTTCGGGTCTGCCGGGGCGGCTCGTGGTTCAGCACGGCCGGGGTCTGCCGCTCCGCTATCCGCCACTGGAACCACCCTGGCAGTCGCTCTGGGGGCAGGGGCTTCCGCCTTCGCCTGTCCTCCGGTCCGGTGAAAAACCGGCTGGAGCAGGAGTCCTCGGAGGGAGCTGAAAGGAGCGGAGTTCCTGAAGGTGCGACTGGAGGGGGCGCCGGCGGTCGAGTCCAAGTAGATCCTTACGCGGATCTACAGGTGCCGCCGCGCAGCGGCTCGAAAAATTTTTCACATAGAGGGAAGTCAGGAGGACGCGCCCTATGA